In Synchiropus splendidus isolate RoL2022-P1 chromosome 15, RoL_Sspl_1.0, whole genome shotgun sequence, the genomic stretch TCTCACAATACAGCAACCAGACGTGTTTAGTGCTGAAAGTTTTTGTTTCTCAAACAAGCGTTCACATGTACGTAGATAGATCCTTGAAGAGACCACTTGccaaaatgaatatttatgaaTGAGTCTATATGCTTCACGTTAGAATTATATGTCAaattattttcagtgttttttatgGGCAAGAAGGTCTCTGGTCCTAGAGTTTGAGGGAACTATGGTCCTTAAAGTGTCTTCTCCTCCCTCAGTAAGTCCACCTAACCCTTTTGTAGGCAGCATCCCGTGGAAGACATATTGGTCACACAAGTTCTCCGCATTCGCAGACGCTGGTTTCTCATCTTTGGATGTTTACAGGGTAGCGCTTGCTCTGTGACTGCAGTTGAGCTCAATGGAAACTTTCAAAACTTTAATATAAATGAAAGTGTGGCCAAATAGGTGCCGCCATACAGATGTTGTCCCAGTTGAAAGAGTGTATTTCTCTCATATCATTGTGGCTGGAATTGGCTCCACTTTCTTTATGAAATCATATTCCCCCAGTCAGATCATATATGCTTAAGTGATTTGCATCTTAAATTAATTCCAACCCCTCTCTCTCTAATGGTTTGTCATGTGGgaaatatatacattatttGAGTATATCAATGTGGCAGGTGTTCTGTGTGTGCTTTCCGAGCTCATGTTTTTGTCGAGGAAGCAGTGATGACAGCAGAACTTTCCCTGTGGCTTGTTCTCCCATGCTGTCATGTGATCCCCTCCGACCCAGCGTGCTGGATAAACAAACACTTCCCTGCCTGTCAGTGCCCCCTGTCTCCCCCGCGCTGCGGTCACGACTCCACACGTCTGCTAATGAGCCGCAGTTGCGCCTCCCTGCATGACAGTTAAACGCTTCCCATTAAAAGGTGAGAGAAACATGGAGGCCATTTCGCCCACAGCATTCCCCCCAAATCGCTCATCGTCGCCATATAGGAGCGCTGTGGTTAGAAGGGCAAGGACGATGAGGCGGACGCTGCAGGTGAAGTGCTGTGGTTGTCAGATGAAAGAGAGAACCGCGGGCGACGGGGCGGCCGACCTGAGCTTGGCTCTGATCAGTGGAAAGTGGATGAATAAATCATCGGAGCAGTGAGAGGGCTGTcgtcgatggatggatggatggatggatgaggagtggaggaggggcaTGTCCCTCTTCCTTTGTGACAAGGATCAGATATTCCCTTCTGTGCCCTTAGTTTCTAATGATATCTGGCCCGTattgtactgcaacagttgtaGCTATGGAAACCCTATGGATGGCTCAGAAAAGGCATTCAATTTTAGTCCACGTTGGACTGAGAATTCACGCTGCGTTTCTCTGACTGTTCATTGAGAGCTGCGGATGCTCGTAATGAAACACTCCACATGTGGCTCTGCAGAACGTGTCCGCTGATGTGTAATCTGACACATGCTAATTAGTCAAGTGTGGTGGGCGACGACAGTGCAGTGAGGCCCCTTATTTTCACACTCCGCTGAAGAGATAATGTCTCATATCTGCTGATGACATCTTTACTGGGCTAATATTGCTCCATCAAGCGCCTCTGTCGTTTCCTCTCTGAATGAATACTGAAAAAAGAAGCTAAAATTCAAACTCATTTTTTATCTCCTTCTCCTCAAATCACATCGAGGTTGTCGTGATGTTCCTGAGCCAGAGGTGTGGCCTCTGCCTTCATGTGCAGCgatgaagaaacaaacagtCCTTTGGTATTGTGCTTCTAGGGCTCTGCTCTGAGTGTCCTACCGAAGATTGTCCTCTCCGATCTCCTGTGATTTTACCCTTTAGTCCCTGACTCCGCAAGCCAGGACCTCTTttgactggaaaaaaacattgctcCACGAAAGTATCTGACGGATGACACAGAACCTTATTGGATAATATCTTAGAGTGCTTTCAAGGGAAATTTAAAAAGCGCACGCACACAAAAAAGCTTTACAAAAACCAAGATGTTTGAGGCACGAAAGATGTAtggtgaaaaatatatttaattctaTGGGAAAATATTAGAATTAAAAAAGTATATGTTGTATGTTGTGTGCTTAAGagtaaatttgaaaaaataaagaaaacaaaatgtgataTGAGAAAATACAGCGCAGCAGTAGAAGCTGTAAGTGCTGACCTGAAGACAGAATCGAGGCAGTGACTCCGTCTTGACTGGGATTGAACTCGCCGCAGGAGAGGTGCCGACTTGTGAGAGGGCGTCctctgttcctgtgatgggaacTGGTCGTTCATGGTAATGAAAGAACAGGTGGTTATTTCTGGTTGCTATCGTGAGCTTCCCTGAAGATTTGGGAGTCAGAGAGATGGAGCGTGGTCAGCCGCTGATTGAAGTGATCAGTGAGGGATGGACGACATGTTCAGAACATGGCCTCTCTGACTGCCGGACACCAAACTGTGGTTGATAATATGAAAGCTCAGTTGGCACATTTGACCTGACTTGACATGCAGAGCTCCTTGGCAGCGGTTGATCAAGTCCGAcaaaatgtttctatttttatgCAAGTCTCTTTGAAAGTCTTCTTCTCCCTGACCTCGTCTTCTCTGTGTCAGTGTAGGGATGTCAGCCATCCTGCTCTAACCTGCAGCGACCAGTCTTCAGTGAAATGAGCTCAGAGGAGCGAGCGTCCACCATGTCCCAGAAGATCTCCTCCCTGTCACgcagcaacagcagctcctCGTCCAAACATGACAGCAGACAGGTAAGACACTCTCTAACAAGCACCGGGGGATTTTATCCGAGAACTTTTGGTGATGACGGTTTAAGGTTTCTCCCCTCGACACATtgtgtcagaggtgggatgaGTGGTGTGTTCCAAGTTCCACATGGCAGGTTGGAAAACAAGATGATAAAATTGTCCAAAGACTCTTCTGCAACTTGAAAACATGCCGGATGAAGTGTTTCTTTCGGCTTATTTCACTGCCTGTTTACACTTGGATTGTACTTTGTCTGGGTACTTTCTGacatggaaggctgacttcagtGGGGCCTTGGCATGGAAGGCATGGAGTTCTGAGTATAACTGGAGTGAACCAAAAGATCCTTGTCTTGCTTCCTCGTCGAcagtgacctgtccagggggTCCCCCACCTGTCACCCCAGAACGCTGGGTTTGACTCCTACCCATCATGTATCTTTTCTTCCTTCCAAAACAAGCTGGTCACCTAATGTCCTACGGTGAACCGCCATGTTGAATTGATCCTCTACCTGCTCCTCCTTCCCTTCTTGTTTCTTTAATGATGCACCATAGTGTTTCTGGCGAGGAAGAATATATGTCACACATCTGGGACCGTCAGCTTTGTTCCCCATCACTCTTAAACTGCATCAGGCAGACTGTCTAAAACTGCTGTGAGTCACACACATTTCACCATGGATTACGGAGACTATCGGCACCTTGAACGCACCATCTGCATGTGGCTGATATCTGGAGGGTGCAGCTGTGTCATCTTTTGTTTTCTGCAGAATGATGGTCATAAAGCTGCTGCTGGGTTGTTTAGGAGGACGACCAGAGAGGTACGGGGAGGAATGTGGGTAGCGAGTTGTGGAGATGAGCTGCTGagcttttgtctgttttttcaaGGGGGAAAGTTCAGTCTCGGTAAGTGAtggattattatttaaaaactgCGGAGACCACTGACCCTCTTCTTGAGACCCCTGGTACTGTCAAACCTCGGCGGGCAACCACTTGACTTCACAGACTCTTATTGCTGTCTCTGAGATGGAAAAGCTGATTCGACCAGATTAGGATTTGGCTGGCCAGTTTGTGGCTCTGAAGCCATGTTTTGGTATCTGCAATTCCCTAAAGATGGAGGAAGTTGTGGGTCTCACATCATCACGAGTTGCTTACTGGGTCATTCCTCTTTGTGGCTGTTACATCATCGCTCTGACTCGCCGAGTATCTTTGACCTTGTAGAAAAGTATCCAGGCggtgtgtgtcactgtggaaCTGTGTCATTGAGAGATGTGACAGGAGCTCAGGGGTGGAGGGAGCTGAATCctcctctcacactctccacagtGGACACAAAGATTTAAACTGTCGCCTCCAAGACGGCCTCATTTGATCAAAACATCCGTGTGACCTCCCGACATGTTTGTTCTGTAAACCACCATCATTTAACTTTGGTAGTCACATGGTCACTGTCAAAGGTCACCGAAGGTCGTTCGATTTAGATGTCTCTGAAGTCTAATGTTTGAAAATATTGTCTTAATTTTAGGATTACAGTTCACTTCTCTCTTAATGCACCTCAACCCACAGGATTATTTTATAGGATGATCCAACAAGAGAAAAGGTCAAATGGCATTTGCCACTCTAGGTCTGCTGGGGGCAAAATCTGGACTGTAATTATCGGGGTACACACATGTTATTGCCCAGAAAAGACACAACATCCAACATCCTCACTCAGGAATGGTCTAATTTAAGCCTCACTAACCGCGACCACTTCCTCTCGCTGTTCCTGGAACTCTCCCACAAGTGTGTGACCCTGATGCCTTGTGAAATTATGACTGAGGATCATCCTTCAGTCCTGATATTCAGCATTCTGAGTTGATACAACCTTTTTCAAAAAACAGTTTTCACCTCAATTATAATTCTGCGCCAGTCGAGGTGGTGAATCATCCAGAAAACAAGagggtttgtttttctctcacagGACAGCTGGGAGATCGTGGACGGCGTGCGTGGGGGGGGCAGCAACGTCCTGGAGCCCCAAAGACAGGAGGGCTACctgctgaagaggaggaagtggcCGATGAAGGGCTGGCACAAGGTAGCGTCTCCGCTCTGCATTTATAGGCGTCACTTACCTGAATCACCCTCCGTATAAAAACTGCTGACAACTCTCAGTTAACCCAATTTGTTAATTCACAGTGcgaggagtcatgtgaccttgcaCTCACTGGAGTGGTATTGCTGGTGCTCCTCTCGGATGCATTAGCTGATGGCTGCTGGTAAATAGAGTTGAACATGTTTAGTATTGACCTCCAGCGTCTGCGAGCTGTCGTCGTCTGGTTCTGGTgatggaggaaggagagagatgCACCATGTTTTAATCAAGCGAGGCGTGCAAACATGGAGCGATTCATTTGCTCTGGTCAAacacaggaggaagaagagtgcggatgtgaaaaatgaagtcGAGGTTGTGAACAAGAAATTGATTGAAGAGAAGTAGAGATTAGACTTTATCCTGCCTTGGGGAAATAGGGAGCAATTAAAGTAGGTTGTCGCAGGTGTATATACTGAAGTGGTCAGTTGTTTCAACGGCTACACCGCCGAGATCCGGGGAGAACCACTGGTCCAGATCTGTGGGCAGAATCGCTTCACGTTATGAGAGAagcaaagttagggaggactaATGGTTTGGACTTGCAGAGAGGATAGACAGTGTTCGGCCAAGAATGTTGCAATAAAAAGAGGACGCCAGTGAGGGTTCATGAtgcatgaggacatgaagacagAGGATAATGAAGGTTGAGGACTTGCTGTGACAAGCCTAAATTTGAAAGGAAGAAGAGGCAAGGACCTGCAATCGTCTCCTTCTTCCTTTCAGTTGTTCAGTATTCTATTTCAGAGCATTTACTGACGCCTCCTGCCTTATTGAACTCAATCAAATTGCAGTTTATTAGATTGGACGTTCCGGGCATCATCAAAGACCTCGTAATGGCAAATGAGTGATTTTTAAGATTCAATTCCCTTCAGCCAGTACTAAAAGCGAGGCATGTGTTGATGAGATTTTTGTTCTCCTTGCAGAGATATTTCCTCCTGGACAAGGGCGTCCTGAAGTACGGCAAGTGCAGTGCGGACGTGAGTGCTGCATGAATTATGGACTCGCCAGCTAATAACCAGAATTATTGATGTTATTCAAGGACGTTTACCAAACCACAACATTGTGTTTGGGCTGGTTGACATCCAATAAAAGGTGTGCCCTGTGTTGAGGTGCAGATTGAGAAGGGGAAACTCCACGGCTGCATTGACGTGGGACTCTCTGTGATGGCCATTAAGAAGAAAGCAAAGTGCATCGATCTGGACGCTGAGGAAAACATCTATCATCTAAAGGTAACATTAAGGATGAAGAGGTTTTCCGTTCTGACCATGTAGCGGGTCACTTGACTGCCGCTGCCGCCGCTCTCGTCCTTGGTCTCTGATGCAGATCAAGTCCCAGGAGCTGTTTGATGAATGGGTGTCCAAGCTCCGTCATCACCGCCTCTATCGGCAGAATGAGATCGCCGTCTGCCCTAATGAGAAGTCCTTCTACTACCCCCACTTCCCCTCCCCCAGCTCCCCGTGTGTGACTGACAGTGCCTCCATCAGGAAGGTAAACTTGCACACTAGTCAGCtcgtaataataaaaaaaaaaaatccatgcgTCAGCTCTGGAAAATGACTGACATCAACATGGCAGCTTCAAGATAGCCCCGCCTCCTCTGCTGCAGATTCTTCATGAGCAAAGCTAATTGTTATTGAACTGACCTCTGGGATTGGTTATTGCAGTGCATGTCTGTGCGCAGACAATCCAGCGTGCACTCCTCGGGAGTCTTCGCAGCAGGCTGCACCAGTCAAGCCAAGGTGGCCGCCTGGCTGCAGTCGTCTGACGACTTGGACAAGTGCTCCAAAGGTGAGGGAAATAACAGCCTGGAATGTTTTGGATTGCATCATGTTAATCCTTTATTGACCCCATTTCAAATTAGTATAAATCCTCGAAGGTTTCCAATCTTGAAAAGTCAAGCACTGTCCTCCAAAAAGCATCCAGATTCACCTGCACCAGTGTCAAGTGCGACTCCTAGCGAGTTTATTCAGTTAAAAACTCACATGTTTACCGGTCTCTCAGCTCCAATTTTAAGAAGCGTTTAAACTCATATAACTACCGATGAATAAAGACCCGggagtgaaagtgtgtgtttacTCTATAAGCGTGTATAATGCACTGAACCTCTTGTTCCAGAGTTGTCTGAGTGTGAGGCCCACATACTTGAGCTCAACCACCTTCTACAAAGCATGGAGGTCCTCCATCGTACCTACTCTGCTCCCTCTATCCAGGCCCTTCAGGTTCAACTCTTATTATCTCTGCCTTTGATCATCCCGTCTCTAAATCTGGGACACGGTTTCTTTCCTCAGGCGTCCACGTTCGACAGCCCCAAAAAGGAAAAGAGGCTTCCAAGAAAGTGGCGATCCAAGAACTACAACAAAGATGTCAAAACCACACTGCAGGCAGGAGTTTCAAAGCTGCTTCTGCCTCGCAGTTACAGTTGCTAACTGGCTGTCTCCGCCTCAGGTTCCCAGCTGCATCTCCTCTGGCTCCATCCGCCTCCACGCCTCCAACCCTAACTTGTCCACCGCTGCTCTCAACAATGACAAAGTCGACCCGGAGTCTGCGGACTGTGCGTTTGATGTGGCCAAGCTGCAGGAGGAGTTCTGCCGAGTCGCCACAAACCGTaagcatgtttgttttcattcagttttaattTCAGTGAAAGACTccttgtttaaataaaatttaaattgtcAATGCTAGCGGGGTTACACCCCTGTGTAATGATATTTTATTGATCTATGAAGCAAATGGATGTTAAGTAGTGGTTCACAAAACACTCATTCGGGCCTGCATGATTATTTAATCCTAAAAGGAGGTGAAAAGATAAAGAATTTATGACTGCTGCAGGCGGATCAAGCTGAGTAAGAGCTTTACAAATTTCAAAGATGATGATATTATGGTGTGTTTTATTGATATCCTTTCACCAATCCCATTAAAAGTGAGTGATGTTTTACCTCGGGGGGGGCTCTTTCTCACTCCGTCTTCATCAGTTTGATTTGTTTGCCTCTCATTTTAATGCATGAAACTCTGTTGGttagccataacattatgaccacaataTTCACCACTGATCCTGTTCCtcagtcattatttttttgtgaggtactgaccactgcaggttAAGGCTAGTTATTTTTTGGTGGAATTGAATGTAACGAATGTAAGAGCAATGTGAGGACTTAGCGTCGCTCACTCTCTGTCGTTGTGCAGTGCACGCCACCATGAGGTCAGCGCTGACGTCGCTGACCTTCGAGAGGGACAGACTGAGACAGTGTCTGGATCACGAGCCTTGCCCGCCGACCTCTCCCCAGGTGGTTGGATTGAAGAACGCGCTGACGACGGTAGGCTGAACACATTAAGAGTTGGGCGTCGCGCCCTCCCACGCTGCCTGTCAGTGTGACACGCCGTGGAACCCCTTTAAGAGGGAGCACGAGCTGCCGGTGTGAAGTCTGCCCAccacaacatgaaaatatttgctgcTGCCGCCCGCCCACGGTCTAGGTTTCTATTCTCTATCATCACTGTCAGGCTGACTTCCTTTCTGACGCATAAGAAGTTGTGTGGTGTCCACACCAACACAATCATGACTTTAAATAGCTGACAGTTCTTTTCTGATCACTCGGCTCCGACCTACGCTTCCAGCATCCGTGGTGCATTTGAGGTCTCATGCTGGAGTTACAATGGAATACACATTAAATATGGTCACAGTCAGAGCCGCTCGGATAATTTAACTTCACTTGCTCACCCTGCAATACTCGCGTTTCACCAATAGACGGTACACTCCAGACCAGAGGTGGGAAAAGCCAGGTGACTGTTTAGATACATTTATTTCTACGTCTATtctaaatgcattttttgtagccctttattttcttttgcctCCATAGCCTAGTTGTTctgaaatgttaaattaaaatgcTAATTTTGACAGTATTTAATGTcctgcaaaaataaattaacaaaaatatatttaaaaaaacttcCGTGAAGTACCTTAattttatatttactatttattccCCCATTGATCTATTACCAAGATAGGCCACCTAAAAGTAGGGATTTACatttagatggcctttattaatCCCACAGTTTGGAAATGTGAATGTGAGTATGACCACCAAAAAGCATCGTCCAATCTTCTGATCTATGTTGCCAAATTGTaagtaaaattaatatttttgcaTGTGGAATGACACTTCCTTGTTTCCCCTTGTTTTGTAATATTCCAGCAACAAAAGTTCAGGTTAAATTTTAGACTTTGAGCTTGGGGGCCCCTGAGAACAGGCACACTATCTCATGTGGCCCCTTAGAAAACATAGGACTGCTGGTCTCTATGGGCGGATTGTGCCACTCGCGGCTTTGCCTTCTGTTGACGTGTCCGCCGGTGTTGTTGCAGGCTTTAGCCCAAAACTCTGAGCTGCGAGAGCGCCTGTGCAAGATTCATGCTGAGTCCCAGATTGTAGAGCCGTCTCTAACAAATGTCACTGCCCCTCTGCAGGTGGGTGTGGGAATGCAGTGACTACCACCCCCCCAATCCCCACCTCACCCCTGCACCCCCTCTCTCACGATggctgtttttatttccatcatTTCATCCCACGCTGGATAGAATTTGCCACAGAATGAGCCTCTTTCTCGACCGTGCAGCTCTCTCCCACTTACTACGCTCGATTGGCTCGGCAATTGTGGGGCGAATAAAAGCATCACACCtttcagtttcatttaaaaCCGCTCGCTCTTAGTCAATGTTGTCTCGCACATCTGGCTGGAGATGTATTTGTTGTTGAACTTCTTGGTGGAAGTGcataacaacagaaaaaaatatgtttagtGAAATACCTGGATACGTCAGAGTAAATACACAACTACAAACAAGGCAAAATGCTAAGATGTAAATGCTTCCAAACTATTCAGCGAACCAACAGTTAATAATCCTTTACTAATGCTGCACATTATGCTGTTATAAATGTTGAAACATTATGTCCACAAACTTAATAACTGTGTAGGTCGACTTACTGaaggtctgcagtggtcagtggctacAGTATGAAATCTGAGTGTGATCCAGCAGTAGGTCAGGCAGGCACATTGACACTCGTCTTGATAGTGAATGTAGGTCATCATATGCTCATCTTCAGATATGTAGTCTCTTGTGCAATGTGGGTTTTGGGTGGACCACAGATGAACTCATTCTGGACCCATATTGTTGTGATAGCGCTCCACACTTCCCCCAGCCCATATATGCCACTGTGTAAGCCATGTTTGAGGCGATAATTTATCGGTATCGGGTCCGATCCAGGTCGAAATGGCAGAATGGGAATCAGATTTTTTCATTCAATCTAATATATCCTTGATTTGATGtttgtgatttcacaatgcTGCATCAAACAAGGTGTATATCCTTGTCTTTTTGCTATTTATGTTTagtgattttaatattttttatcatgTTGCACTTAAATGTATGCCATTAAAAGCTAAAAGCCAAAGCACACAACTTCAGTGTTGTCAGTATTAAGCAGTTCACATACAACTAACATTATGAGTGACAAGTAGAACGTTTGGGATCTGTTTCCACCCATCCTGAAGGCTGAATGTAGTATCAAGTAAAGCTCACTCAGATCTGGGTGACGACGACACGTCAGAACAAGTGGATCTTAGTTAGTAATCTTTGGCTTCTGTATTCTCCTGAAGCACCAACAATGGACTTGCATCGTCTGCCATCGCGAGCAATAGCCTCCTCTGAGACCAGGAAACCTCAGAGACCTGACACCTTTTGATGCTATGCTTGACGACTGCAGAACTCCAGAGCGAAGTTGGTGGAGGTGCCCATAACACAGAGTCATTTTCAGCCTTTAAATAGCTATGAGAACGTTACCATGGTTCAGCTCTGTCCAGTGATCTAAGTAGAACACTTCCTGGTTGGACCTCCAGCTCAGGTATATCCCCAGCCAGACTGTGAGGAAGGCCCTCAAACCCATCGTTCAAGCTCCTCTGCTGCATTGTCCAGAGCGCGAGCCACTAATCACGTCCCAGGAAATTTGTCCGGCTCCCTCCCTCCGAGGGTTTCTGCCGACTCATGAATTCTACTGGACAATAACAAAGAGAGTCTGCCACAAACAAGTGTGATTCTGTGGGAAATGCATTTCTTGCATGcctgaggttttttttgtttttttttttagtgtcaGCGAATGCTTTGGGACTGACTTCCTTGTTTCTGACAGGGACTGCAGCGATGTTTCTCATCAGACAACCTTCAATGAGATTTATTTGTTTGCATGTCCGCCCTGATGACTCAGCAAGTTTCCTACATTCCCCATTGACCTCCGCCCCAACTCCAGGAAGGCTCTAACATGACGATGAGTAGGGAAAAGTGTTGAACCACAGGAAATATGAGAGAAAATTATTTCAGGAAGAATATCAAGAACAAAATCTTAAGTTATTTCTTCATTCGAAAGAACTAttcaagaatatatatatatatatatatatatatatatatatatatatatatatatatatatatatatatatatatatatatatatatatatatatatatatatatatatatatatatatatggactcTTCATCAGTCAAGGTCTTGGAGCCCTGTAATTATCTGGATGTGAAAGTAATGTACTCAATAAGTGACTGCAGAGGTGTGTTGTCAGGAATGAACTGAAGCGTAAGAGAGAGTTGTCAGTCATCTTCCGGTTAAATGATGAAGTGAAATCTGGTGAACTGCTGGTCCACTTATCCACTCATCAGTGACTGGCATGGGAGAGCAGGTCGATCCACATCATTTGACGTGAGAGTGTGAACGTCTGCGGCTGTGAGGACCCCATGATTGCCGCCCCCTCCGCTCCACGATGATTGTCTGTTGTGCTTAATAATAACCGAGGAAACTGTGTCTCCTAGAAACAGGCGTCTGTGGATGGAGTGCGTCCTCTGGTGCATCAGGCGTCCAACGAAAGCAGAGCTTCCATCGCAGAGTCGCTGTCTGAGTTCTTCGACGCCCAGGAAGTGCTGCTGTCCAACAGTTCCTCTGAGAATGAGGTGCATGTGctggaacattatgaccaccagcttCAAATTCAGAGCTTGTCTTCCTGCTTTTCTGGTGAAGAAATCGAGGGCGGTTTCAGGCGTATTACCATGTATTAGTGGTCCTGAAAGCCAGAATAATTCACCAGAAATGAGaacgaagaagaggaagactatAGTGGGTGGAATCCAATCATACCCAGCAAAATGCCTCACACATCTGCCACACACATCTCACAGTGAGCCAGTGTCAACACCAGAGCTCTAATCAGGTATTATATGTTTGAAAAAGCTGGAAGTCAAAATGATTTCTCAGAGTTTATTTAAGGACTCTGATGAAAATAGCTGTCCTCTGGGTCGCCGTCCTCTTCCTGCCTTTTTGTTGATGCGTGTGATCAGATATCAGCCAAAGACGGAATTTAATTACTTTTATCTAAAAATACAGGCAGCTGAGAGGCAAATTTGTCACCGGCTCCTTTGAGACATTTATATGTGGCATTGTTTGATCTGAGTCTGACAGGGTGACcaaaaagcttctgtttgttgCAGGCATCAGAGGATGATTCGTACATCAGCGACGTCAGTGACAACAATTCCATGGAAAATTTCAGCAATGAGACCGAAGCAGAGAGACAAAACGCCGGTGAGTAATGACCTCATGAGCCTCATTTCACGATATCTTCTGTTAGATATTCACTGGTTAGATATTCATGTTCCAGGCTCAGCAGAGGAGGGGTCTGTCCTCTGCCAACGCAGGTCCCGTCTTCCGTCACCGAGCCCAAACAACAGCACCATCAGCCTCTGGAATATTCTGAAGAACAACATCGGCAAAGATCTGTCCAAGGTGGCCATGCCGGTGCAGCTGAACGAGCCGCTCAACACGCTGCAGAGGCTGTGCGAGGAGCTGGAGTACAGCGAGCTGCTGGACCGGGCCGCCGTCACCCAGGACCCATTTGAACGAATGGTAGGATGAGGAAGATCGGGCACAGCCACCGCTCAGTTGGACCTGAAAACAGTAGTGCAAACGCAGAAAGATTTTGGCATCCATATATCTCACATCAAAAATGCATAAGATGGTCATGATGTAGTATTTGGTGAGCCTaaaacacacactttctctGTTTGCTTTAGGTTTATATCGCCACATTTGTGGTATCTGGATACGCTTCTAGCTACTACAGGACAGGAGGGAAACCCTTCAACCCTGTCTTAGGAGAGACCTATGAATGTGAGCGTCCAGATAAAGGCTTTAGATTCATCGCAGAGCAGGTGAGCGATCC encodes the following:
- the osbpl3b gene encoding oxysterol-binding protein-related protein 3 isoform X3, with product MSSEERASTMSQKISSLSRSNSSSSSKHDSRQDSWEIVDGVRGGGSNVLEPQRQEGYLLKRRKWPMKGWHKRYFLLDKGVLKYGKCSADIEKGKLHGCIDVGLSVMAIKKKAKCIDLDAEENIYHLKIKSQELFDEWVSKLRHHRLYRQNEIAVCPNEKSFYYPHFPSPSSPCVTDSASIRKCMSVRRQSSVHSSGVFAAGCTSQAKVAAWLQSSDDLDKCSKELSECEAHILELNHLLQSMEVLHRTYSAPSIQALQASTFDSPKKEKRLPRKWRSKNYNKDVKTTLQVPSCISSGSIRLHASNPNLSTAALNNDKVDPESADCAFDVAKLQEEFCRVATNLHATMRSALTSLTFERDRLRQCLDHEPCPPTSPQVVGLKNALTTASVDGVRPLVHQASNESRASIAESLSEFFDAQEVLLSNSSSENEASEDDSYISDVSDNNSMENFSNETEAERQNAGSAEEGSVLCQRRSRLPSPSPNNSTISLWNILKNNIGKDLSKVAMPVQLNEPLNTLQRLCEELEYSELLDRAAVTQDPFERMVYIATFVVSGYASSYYRTGGKPFNPVLGETYECERPDKGFRFIAEQVSHHPPISACHAESKNFLFWQDVRCKNKFWGKSMEIVPVGTTHVTLPGLGDHYEWNKVTSCIHNILSGQRWIEHYGEISIRNSNSNVCQCRITFVKAKYWNSSVNEVEGFITDQKGKVVHRLFGKWHEAVFCGDPPSAKCVWRANAMPLDHEQYYGFTKFAVELNELDPAVKLLLPPTDTRLRVDQRLLEEGNLEEAEEQKQRIEQLQRDRRRVLEENSVLHQPKFFRKSKDDTWVSNDMYWELRKDPGFGHMEFPTLW
- the osbpl3b gene encoding oxysterol-binding protein-related protein 3 isoform X2, producing MSSEERASTMSQKISSLSRSNSSSSSKHDSRQDSWEIVDGVRGGGSNVLEPQRQEGYLLKRRKWPMKGWHKRYFLLDKGVLKYGKCSADIEKGKLHGCIDVGLSVMAIKKKAKCIDLDAEENIYHLKIKSQELFDEWVSKLRHHRLYRQNEIAVCPNEKSFYYPHFPSPSSPCVTDSASIRKCMSVRRQSSVHSSGVFAAGCTSQAKVAAWLQSSDDLDKCSKELSECEAHILELNHLLQSMEVLHRTYSAPSIQALQASTFDSPKKEKRLPRKWRSKNYNKDVKTTLQVPSCISSGSIRLHASNPNLSTAALNNDKVDPESADCAFDVAKLQEEFCRVATNLHATMRSALTSLTFERDRLRQCLDHEPCPPTSPQVVGLKNALTTKQASVDGVRPLVHQASNESRASIAESLSEFFDAQEVLLSNSSSENEASEDDSYISDVSDNNSMENFSNETEAERQNAGSAEEGSVLCQRRSRLPSPSPNNSTISLWNILKNNIGKDLSKVAMPVQLNEPLNTLQRLCEELEYSELLDRAAVTQDPFERMVYIATFVVSGYASSYYRTGGKPFNPVLGETYECERPDKGFRFIAEQVSHHPPISACHAESKNFLFWQDVRCKNKFWGKSMEIVPVGTTHVTLPGLGDHYEWNKVTSCIHNILSGQRWIEHYGEISIRNSNSNVCQCRITFVKAKYWNSSVNEVEGFITDQKGKVVHRLFGKWHEAVFCGDPPSAKCVWRANAMPLDHEQYYGFTKFAVELNELDPAVKLLLPPTDTRLRVDQRLLEEGNLEEAEEQKQRIEQLQRDRRRVLEENSVLHQPKFFRKSKDDTWVSNDMYWELRKDPGFGHMEFPTLW
- the osbpl3b gene encoding oxysterol-binding protein-related protein 3 isoform X1 → MSSEERASTMSQKISSLSRSNSSSSSKHDSRQDSWEIVDGVRGGGSNVLEPQRQEGYLLKRRKWPMKGWHKRYFLLDKGVLKYGKCSADIEKGKLHGCIDVGLSVMAIKKKAKCIDLDAEENIYHLKIKSQELFDEWVSKLRHHRLYRQNEIAVCPNEKSFYYPHFPSPSSPCVTDSASIRKCMSVRRQSSVHSSGVFAAGCTSQAKVAAWLQSSDDLDKCSKELSECEAHILELNHLLQSMEVLHRTYSAPSIQALQASTFDSPKKEKRLPRKWRSKNYNKDVKTTLQVPSCISSGSIRLHASNPNLSTAALNNDKVDPESADCAFDVAKLQEEFCRVATNLHATMRSALTSLTFERDRLRQCLDHEPCPPTSPQVVGLKNALTTALAQNSELRERLCKIHAESQIVEPSLTNVTAPLQKQASVDGVRPLVHQASNESRASIAESLSEFFDAQEVLLSNSSSENEASEDDSYISDVSDNNSMENFSNETEAERQNAGSAEEGSVLCQRRSRLPSPSPNNSTISLWNILKNNIGKDLSKVAMPVQLNEPLNTLQRLCEELEYSELLDRAAVTQDPFERMVYIATFVVSGYASSYYRTGGKPFNPVLGETYECERPDKGFRFIAEQVSHHPPISACHAESKNFLFWQDVRCKNKFWGKSMEIVPVGTTHVTLPGLGDHYEWNKVTSCIHNILSGQRWIEHYGEISIRNSNSNVCQCRITFVKAKYWNSSVNEVEGFITDQKGKVVHRLFGKWHEAVFCGDPPSAKCVWRANAMPLDHEQYYGFTKFAVELNELDPAVKLLLPPTDTRLRVDQRLLEEGNLEEAEEQKQRIEQLQRDRRRVLEENSVLHQPKFFRKSKDDTWVSNDMYWELRKDPGFGHMEFPTLW